A section of the Paenibacillus aurantius genome encodes:
- a CDS encoding DUF1885 family protein: protein MSQSAYIQLVEGSAQPTFTLDELKEALVSYKDQLALTGKQLGWDYEDAGFPYSFETKPEGEGKWFYLKGKNSLYKYIVLGVGSRPDGSGTERSFIQVVLPDDSTHGDKAKANELCKHLGKRLKAELHLFNGRIMYFNPRK, encoded by the coding sequence ATGAGTCAAAGCGCTTACATTCAATTGGTCGAAGGCTCGGCGCAGCCGACGTTTACCCTGGACGAGCTCAAGGAGGCTCTCGTCAGCTACAAAGACCAGCTCGCCCTAACCGGCAAGCAGCTGGGCTGGGATTACGAGGACGCCGGATTTCCTTACAGCTTCGAAACAAAGCCGGAGGGCGAAGGAAAATGGTTCTACCTGAAAGGGAAGAACAGCCTGTACAAATATATTGTGCTGGGCGTAGGAAGCCGCCCCGACGGCAGCGGGACGGAACGCTCGTTCATCCAGGTGGTGCTCCCCGACGACTCCACCCACGGAGACAAAGCCAAAGCCAATGAGCTGTGCAAGCATCTCGGGAAGCGCCTTAAAGCGGAGCTTCACCTGTTCAACGGACGAATCATGTATTTCAACCCGCGCAAATAA
- a CDS encoding aminotransferase class I/II-fold pyridoxal phosphate-dependent enzyme, giving the protein MDHHRTPLFSALVRHAESNPVQFHIPGHKKGVGMDPEFRQFIGERALSIDLINIAPLDDLHQPTGVIEEAQKLAADAFHADYTFFSVQGTSGAIMTMIMSVCSEGDKIIVPRNVHKSVMSAIIFAGAKPIFLSPVRDENLGIDHGITTRSVRRALEKHPDSKAVLVINPTYYGVCTNLKEIVELVHSYDIPVLVDEAHGVLIHFHDKLPVSAMEAGADMAATSVHKLGGSLTQSSVLNVKSKRVNPKRIQTIISMLTTTSTSYILLASLDAARRNLAVHGRQMAEEALRLAMHARESINRIPGLYCFGEEILGTEATFDYDPTKVTVHIRHLGITGYDAENWLRERYNIEVELSDMYNILCLVTPGDTQDTVDLLIAALRELAETHTNREANELVIKIPEIPQLSLSPRDAFYGDTETIPFKDSAGRIIAEFIYVYPPGIPILLPGEVISQENINYIREHVEVGLPVKGPEDRGIEFVKVIVETTAIF; this is encoded by the coding sequence ATGGATCACCATCGCACCCCCTTGTTCTCCGCCCTGGTCCGGCATGCGGAAAGCAATCCCGTCCAGTTTCATATCCCCGGTCATAAAAAAGGAGTGGGCATGGATCCGGAATTCCGCCAGTTTATCGGGGAACGCGCTCTTTCCATTGATTTGATCAATATTGCTCCGCTTGACGATCTTCACCAGCCGACCGGCGTGATCGAAGAGGCCCAGAAGCTTGCCGCGGATGCATTCCATGCAGATTATACCTTTTTTTCCGTTCAAGGCACAAGCGGCGCCATCATGACCATGATCATGTCCGTCTGCTCCGAAGGCGACAAAATTATCGTTCCCCGGAATGTTCATAAATCGGTCATGTCGGCCATCATTTTTGCCGGCGCCAAGCCGATCTTCCTCTCTCCGGTGCGGGACGAGAACCTCGGGATCGATCACGGCATCACGACCCGGTCGGTTCGAAGGGCGCTGGAGAAGCATCCGGACTCCAAGGCCGTCCTTGTGATCAACCCGACCTATTATGGAGTCTGTACCAATCTGAAGGAAATCGTCGAGCTCGTGCACAGCTACGACATCCCCGTGCTGGTCGACGAAGCGCATGGCGTCCTCATTCACTTCCATGACAAGCTGCCCGTGTCGGCTATGGAAGCGGGAGCCGATATGGCGGCGACAAGCGTTCACAAACTCGGCGGCTCGCTCACCCAGAGTTCCGTTCTGAACGTCAAATCGAAACGGGTGAATCCGAAGCGGATCCAGACAATCATCAGCATGCTGACGACAACTTCGACCTCCTATATCCTGCTTGCTTCCTTGGATGCGGCCCGCCGCAATCTGGCCGTCCACGGCCGGCAGATGGCTGAGGAAGCGCTCAGGCTCGCCATGCATGCCCGCGAGAGCATCAACCGCATTCCCGGACTGTACTGCTTTGGGGAAGAGATTCTCGGGACGGAAGCGACTTTCGATTATGATCCGACTAAGGTTACCGTTCATATCCGGCATCTGGGCATTACGGGCTACGACGCGGAGAACTGGCTGCGCGAGCGTTATAACATCGAAGTGGAACTAAGCGATATGTATAATATTCTTTGCCTGGTGACCCCCGGCGATACCCAGGACACCGTCGACCTGCTCATTGCCGCCCTTAGAGAGCTTGCCGAAACACACACCAACCGGGAAGCCAACGAGCTCGTCATCAAAATTCCGGAGATCCCTCAGCTCTCCCTATCCCCGCGGGACGCTTTCTACGGCGATACGGAGACCATTCCTTTCAAGGATTCAGCAGGCCGGATTATTGCCGAGTTCATCTACGTCTATCCGCCGGGCATCCCTATTCTGCTTCCCGGGGAAGTCATCTCCCAGGAAAACATCAACTATATACGCGAGCATGTGGAGGTCGGCCTTCCGGTCAAAGGTCCCGAGGACCGGGGCATCGAATTCGTGAAGGTTATCGTGGAAACCACCGCTATTTTCTAA
- a CDS encoding ABC transporter permease — protein sequence MRAGTKRRRNNGQLHLMLVPGLILIAVFSYLPMAGLSIAFQDFNPIVGFNKLNWNGMDNFEYMWALPDFMPAVKNTVIISIMKIAAGILVPVTAALLLNEVRSVLFKRSVQTVIYMPHFFSWVILGGIVIDVLSPGEGIVNQIIQAFGGKPISFLSSNQWFRYVLVITDQWKEFGFSTIVYLAALTSIDQGLYEAAVMDGAGRWRQTWNVTLPGIRPIVVLMATLSLGNILNGGFDQVFNLYNPMVYRTGDILDTLVYRIGIVQTQYAVAAAIGLIKSVVSLALIGFGYWIAYRFAKYRIF from the coding sequence ATGCGGGCTGGAACGAAACGTCGCCGCAACAATGGGCAGCTGCATCTCATGCTGGTGCCCGGGCTGATCTTGATCGCGGTCTTCAGTTATTTGCCAATGGCGGGTCTGAGCATTGCCTTTCAGGATTTCAACCCGATCGTAGGCTTTAACAAGCTTAACTGGAACGGAATGGACAATTTCGAGTACATGTGGGCCCTTCCGGATTTTATGCCCGCCGTGAAAAATACCGTGATCATCTCCATCATGAAAATTGCTGCAGGCATCCTGGTGCCGGTCACGGCGGCCCTGCTGCTGAACGAGGTTCGTTCGGTCCTATTCAAGCGCTCCGTGCAGACCGTTATTTATATGCCGCACTTTTTCTCCTGGGTCATCCTGGGAGGGATCGTCATTGATGTGCTCTCGCCCGGCGAAGGGATCGTGAACCAGATCATTCAGGCGTTCGGCGGCAAGCCGATCTCCTTCCTGTCCAGCAATCAATGGTTCCGCTATGTGCTCGTCATCACGGACCAATGGAAGGAATTCGGCTTCAGCACCATCGTCTACCTCGCTGCTCTGACCTCGATCGACCAGGGACTGTACGAGGCAGCGGTCATGGACGGAGCGGGCCGCTGGCGCCAAACCTGGAACGTGACGCTGCCGGGCATTCGCCCGATCGTCGTGCTGATGGCAACGCTCAGCCTCGGCAACATTCTGAACGGCGGCTTCGACCAGGTGTTCAACCTGTATAACCCGATGGTTTACCGGACCGGTGACATTCTAGATACGCTCGTGTACCGGATCGGCATTGTGCAAACCCAATATGCGGTGGCGGCGGCCATCGGCCTGATTAAGTCGGTCGTGTCGCTTGCGCTCATCGGTTTCGGCTACTGGATTGCTTACCGGTTTGCGAAATACCGGATTTTCTAA
- a CDS encoding glycoside hydrolase family 65 produces the protein MNRLKIDRKRVVTRNNPMVWGIDPLSPFSVGNGEFAMTVDFTGLQSFPELYTNTIPLGTMSNWGWHTSPNPNGYSAEGFPLTNYKTFNGRETGYRYFPWLTQGRTGAIDWLRANPHRLHLGHVGLRFRTKSGAYAKPEQFGQLEQTLDLWTGILESRFLLDDASITVRTCCHPARDLIAVQVESDLLSEGAIECVYRFPYGSQHKQSVVWDRPEAHQTDLTAGDRHAVFKRTLDQDRFEVITEWNVPGELIGEEGHHFVLKPRTEGNRFECVTLFTPEEGRFELPSYKQTAEASSDHWSSFWSDGGFIDFGDATDPRAPELERRTVLSLYQTYINSSGSLPPQETGYVFNSWDGKFHLEMHWWHAVHFALWGRPQLLENSLPWYQSILPIARETAKSQGYEGARWPKCVAPDGRQMPCYIEPFLIWQQPHPIYYCELLYRSHPDGEVLERYQELVHESALFMASFVEWDEAGSRYVLGPPVAPAQERYDHETTINPTFELAYWHFGLETAQQWRMRLGLPREEKWDHILANLSPLPVVDGVYVAAETAPDTFSNKEYTTDHPTMAASMGLLPGAMADKETMRHTYDKIIKVWNWKSAWGWDFPMMAMTAARLGMPEKAVDVLLMDAEKNRYLPNGHCFQNHSLTIYLPGNGGLLSAVAMMAAGWTDSDSGEAPGFPNEGTWKIRSEGLMTYI, from the coding sequence GTGAACCGATTGAAGATCGACAGGAAGAGAGTGGTTACGAGAAATAATCCGATGGTGTGGGGGATAGACCCCTTATCCCCATTCTCCGTAGGCAATGGCGAATTTGCCATGACGGTGGATTTTACGGGGCTGCAGAGTTTTCCTGAACTGTATACGAATACTATACCCTTGGGGACCATGTCCAACTGGGGATGGCACACCTCTCCGAATCCGAACGGTTATTCGGCCGAGGGCTTTCCGCTAACGAATTATAAAACCTTCAATGGCCGTGAAACCGGGTACAGGTACTTCCCCTGGCTAACCCAGGGAAGAACCGGCGCCATCGATTGGCTGCGGGCGAATCCGCATCGTCTGCATCTCGGTCATGTGGGTCTCCGGTTCCGTACGAAGTCGGGGGCTTACGCCAAGCCGGAGCAGTTTGGCCAATTGGAACAAACTCTTGATTTGTGGACCGGAATCCTGGAGAGCCGTTTCCTTTTGGACGATGCCTCCATAACGGTGCGCACGTGCTGTCATCCGGCAAGGGATCTGATCGCCGTACAAGTCGAGTCCGACCTCTTGTCAGAAGGGGCTATCGAATGCGTTTATCGTTTCCCCTACGGAAGCCAGCATAAGCAATCGGTTGTATGGGACCGGCCTGAGGCTCATCAGACGGATCTAACGGCCGGAGACCGTCACGCGGTATTTAAACGGACGCTTGACCAGGACCGTTTTGAGGTGATAACGGAGTGGAACGTCCCGGGAGAGCTGATCGGCGAGGAGGGCCATCATTTTGTCCTCAAGCCTCGAACGGAAGGGAACCGTTTCGAATGTGTCACCCTGTTCACACCGGAAGAGGGCCGGTTTGAACTACCGTCCTATAAACAAACGGCGGAAGCCTCGTCCGATCACTGGAGCTCCTTTTGGAGCGATGGAGGGTTTATCGATTTCGGAGACGCCACGGATCCCCGAGCACCCGAGCTGGAACGGCGTACGGTTCTCTCCCTTTATCAAACGTACATTAATTCCAGCGGATCGCTTCCTCCGCAGGAAACCGGCTACGTGTTCAATAGCTGGGACGGTAAATTCCACCTCGAAATGCATTGGTGGCATGCGGTGCATTTTGCTTTGTGGGGAAGACCGCAGTTATTGGAAAACAGCCTTCCGTGGTACCAATCGATCCTCCCGATCGCGCGGGAAACCGCTAAGAGCCAAGGCTATGAAGGAGCACGATGGCCGAAATGCGTGGCGCCCGACGGCCGGCAAATGCCTTGCTATATCGAGCCGTTCCTGATCTGGCAGCAGCCGCATCCCATTTATTATTGTGAACTGCTTTACCGGTCCCATCCGGACGGCGAGGTATTGGAGCGTTATCAGGAGCTTGTGCACGAAAGTGCTCTGTTCATGGCTTCTTTCGTGGAGTGGGACGAAGCGGGCTCCCGCTATGTTCTCGGTCCACCGGTGGCTCCGGCGCAGGAGAGATATGATCATGAAACCACCATCAATCCAACCTTCGAGCTGGCGTATTGGCATTTTGGGCTGGAAACGGCCCAGCAATGGAGGATGCGCTTAGGACTGCCTCGAGAGGAGAAGTGGGACCATATCCTAGCTAATCTGTCGCCCTTGCCTGTTGTGGACGGGGTGTATGTAGCGGCGGAAACGGCTCCCGATACTTTCTCTAACAAGGAATACACGACCGACCACCCGACCATGGCAGCCAGTATGGGGCTATTGCCCGGCGCCATGGCGGATAAGGAGACCATGCGGCACACTTACGATAAAATTATCAAGGTATGGAACTGGAAATCCGCTTGGGGATGGGACTTTCCGATGATGGCCATGACGGCTGCACGGTTGGGCATGCCGGAGAAGGCAGTCGATGTGCTTCTGATGGATGCGGAGAAAAATCGGTATTTGCCGAACGGGCACTGTTTCCAGAATCATTCTCTTACCATCTACCTCCCCGGCAACGGAGGTTTACTGTCCGCCGTCGCCATGATGGCCGCCGGCTGGACCGACAGCGATTCCGGAGAGGCGCCCGGGTTTCCGAACGAAGGAACCTGGAAAATCCGTTCGGAAGGGTTAATGACCTATATTTGA
- a CDS encoding carbohydrate ABC transporter permease, producing the protein MHLMSRSYKTFLIFNNLFLVLLTLLCLFPVINVLAVSLSSSAAAAAGEVAEWPVEFTVKSYQFVLQSGQFTGSFQNSVIRVLTGVSLSTIITVLVAYPLSKESHVFPQRTMYAWIFVFTMLFSGGIIPSYLVIKQLHMLDTMWSLVLPVGVQVFNILLMLNFFRGLPKELEEACLMDGASHLQTLLRVYLPISLPSLATIVLFTLVMHWNSWFDGMLYMNHTDKYPLATYLQSVLNKTSIPQTEMTVEQAILLQSVSSRTVRAAQIFIAAFPILAIYPFLQKYFVKGLVMGSVKG; encoded by the coding sequence ATGCATTTAATGTCAAGAAGCTATAAGACCTTCCTGATCTTCAACAACCTCTTTCTGGTCTTGCTTACGCTCCTTTGCCTGTTTCCGGTCATCAACGTTCTGGCAGTATCCTTAAGCTCCAGTGCAGCGGCCGCGGCGGGGGAAGTGGCGGAATGGCCGGTGGAGTTTACCGTCAAATCTTACCAGTTCGTGCTTCAAAGCGGGCAGTTCACCGGCTCTTTCCAGAACAGCGTGATCCGGGTTCTGACCGGCGTTAGCCTGAGTACGATCATTACCGTTCTTGTAGCCTACCCGCTGTCCAAGGAAAGCCACGTGTTTCCGCAGCGAACGATGTATGCTTGGATCTTCGTCTTTACGATGCTGTTCAGCGGCGGAATCATCCCGAGCTACCTCGTCATCAAACAGCTTCATATGCTGGATACGATGTGGTCGCTCGTCCTGCCGGTAGGCGTCCAGGTGTTTAACATCCTGCTCATGCTGAACTTCTTCCGCGGCCTGCCGAAGGAGCTGGAGGAAGCATGCTTGATGGATGGAGCCAGCCACCTGCAAACGCTGCTAAGGGTGTATTTGCCGATCTCTCTGCCGAGCCTAGCGACGATCGTCCTTTTTACCCTGGTCATGCACTGGAATTCCTGGTTCGACGGGATGCTCTATATGAACCATACCGACAAATATCCGCTCGCCACCTATCTGCAGTCGGTGCTGAACAAGACATCCATTCCGCAAACGGAGATGACGGTGGAGCAGGCTATTCTGCTCCAAAGCGTGTCGAGCCGTACGGTGAGAGCCGCCCAAATCTTCATCGCGGCGTTTCCCATTCTAGCAATCTATCCCTTTCTGCAAAAATATTTTGTCAAAGGTCTAGTGATGGGGAGCGTAAAAGGATAA
- a CDS encoding MFS transporter yields the protein MNPVKKKLDKKMLTSPFVLQLLVIMFLVEFVKGALLVTFLPVYLNDVLKASVTVIGWTLAVQYIGDNLLRTPIGWLIDRIGYRTSMLIGVLSTLASVLIIASASSFGWIIVSCALLGIGTAPLWPCVITGATEIAGEEGSGTVMSVVYMAWLSGVGLGPFVATYFIGSGYSTAFKLYIGLMILVVIVALFLPGRKKQKEGLRRSRDSRRTARLGLSRVQRMGLYLSEVRKSMNVSRIIFPAMFAQTFALGLLTPVLTLYATRELHLTNGQFRAFLIVGGGITVLSMIPVGKLVDRWGIKWFLNAGLVISSAVLLVFTLVRSLPALYVLVALLGLGYALIIPSWNALLAKAIPKEKRGAVWGFFLTIEGLGTTIGPIVSGWLSDWINIRASFIGSGVVLFLLLVMQWFIRFGKRAAV from the coding sequence ATGAATCCCGTAAAAAAGAAACTCGACAAGAAGATGCTGACATCCCCATTCGTGCTGCAGCTGCTTGTGATCATGTTCCTGGTGGAATTCGTGAAGGGCGCTCTCCTGGTGACCTTTCTTCCCGTTTACCTTAACGATGTTCTGAAAGCCTCCGTTACGGTGATCGGCTGGACGCTGGCCGTCCAATACATAGGGGACAACCTGCTTCGGACACCGATCGGCTGGCTGATCGACCGGATCGGCTACCGGACGAGCATGCTGATCGGCGTGCTCTCGACACTTGCTTCCGTCTTGATTATCGCCTCGGCCTCAAGCTTCGGATGGATTATCGTTTCCTGTGCCCTGCTCGGGATCGGAACGGCTCCGCTTTGGCCCTGCGTCATAACCGGGGCTACGGAGATAGCCGGCGAAGAGGGCAGCGGGACGGTCATGAGCGTGGTGTACATGGCCTGGCTGTCGGGAGTGGGCCTCGGTCCTTTCGTGGCTACCTATTTTATAGGAAGCGGGTATTCGACAGCTTTTAAGCTCTACATCGGGCTGATGATCCTGGTTGTGATCGTGGCGCTCTTTCTGCCGGGCAGGAAGAAGCAGAAAGAGGGATTGCGCCGCAGCCGGGACAGCCGGAGAACGGCAAGACTCGGGTTGAGCCGTGTTCAACGTATGGGCCTTTATTTAAGCGAAGTGCGGAAATCGATGAACGTCAGCCGGATTATCTTCCCCGCTATGTTCGCACAGACGTTCGCTTTAGGCCTCTTGACGCCGGTTCTTACCCTTTACGCCACCCGGGAACTCCATTTGACGAACGGTCAATTCCGGGCTTTCTTGATCGTGGGAGGCGGGATAACCGTCCTGAGCATGATTCCCGTAGGGAAGCTGGTGGACCGGTGGGGCATCAAGTGGTTTCTTAACGCCGGTCTGGTCATAAGCTCGGCGGTTCTTCTGGTGTTTACGCTGGTAAGAAGCCTGCCGGCTTTGTACGTTCTGGTGGCGCTGCTCGGTTTGGGCTATGCCTTGATCATTCCGTCATGGAACGCTCTCTTGGCTAAGGCCATACCGAAAGAGAAGAGGGGAGCCGTCTGGGGGTTCTTCCTGACAATCGAGGGGCTGGGAACGACCATTGGACCGATCGTATCCGGTTGGCTGTCGGACTGGATCAATATCCGGGCTTCCTTCATCGGAAGCGGAGTCGTGCTGTTCCTGCTGCTCGTCATGCAGTGGTTCATCCGCTTCGGCAAGCGGGCCGCCGTTTAA
- a CDS encoding MFS transporter, producing the protein MKKQLLTIVFMLFTVFVGFGIIIPVLPAIIVETGNNNFHLAMLLSVYSAVSFFMSPFWGGLSDRIGRKPVILTGLLGFSISFLIFGLSDGVLWMMYLSRIIGGLFSGAVASCAVAYVADITTEENRTKGMGFVGMAIGMGFVFGPAIGGILSVWGSYLPFYASGALSFLVFLFALSVLKESLTPDKRHAKDMPKPSRWTAFQGKLKYLYVLSFFVSFTLAGLESTFQLFELERVGATSYQIGWMFLANGIVGAAIQGGVVRRLRGKEKPAIALGLALSAAGFFLLLLSSNLIDATLYLAVFGAGNALIRPCVTSLITQRTTVGQGVATGLNSSMDSLGRILGPLLAVAVFNWQTAVPFIIGGVLCLAALLLLSRFAALDTQGTTVRPPA; encoded by the coding sequence ATGAAAAAACAACTTCTGACCATCGTGTTCATGCTGTTCACCGTCTTCGTCGGGTTCGGCATTATTATTCCCGTTCTTCCCGCCATCATCGTGGAAACCGGGAACAACAACTTCCATCTGGCCATGCTGCTGTCCGTCTACTCGGCCGTCTCCTTCTTCATGTCTCCGTTCTGGGGCGGCTTGTCGGACCGCATCGGCCGCAAGCCGGTTATCCTGACGGGACTGCTCGGCTTCAGCATCTCCTTCCTCATCTTCGGCTTATCGGACGGGGTGCTGTGGATGATGTACCTCTCGCGCATTATCGGGGGCCTCTTCTCCGGTGCGGTCGCCTCCTGTGCGGTGGCTTATGTGGCGGATATCACCACTGAAGAGAACCGGACGAAAGGGATGGGCTTCGTGGGAATGGCGATCGGCATGGGCTTCGTGTTCGGCCCGGCCATCGGGGGGATTCTCAGCGTATGGGGCTCGTACCTGCCCTTCTACGCTTCGGGAGCCCTGTCCTTCCTGGTGTTCCTGTTCGCGCTCAGCGTGTTGAAGGAGTCCCTGACTCCGGACAAGAGGCACGCCAAGGACATGCCCAAGCCATCCCGCTGGACGGCCTTCCAGGGAAAGCTTAAGTACCTTTATGTCCTGTCGTTCTTCGTTTCCTTTACTCTAGCCGGCCTCGAGTCCACCTTCCAGCTCTTCGAGCTGGAGCGGGTCGGAGCGACCAGCTATCAGATCGGTTGGATGTTCCTGGCCAACGGGATCGTTGGCGCCGCCATTCAGGGCGGGGTCGTCCGCCGTCTCCGCGGCAAGGAGAAGCCCGCTATCGCGCTTGGGCTTGCGCTTTCGGCCGCCGGCTTCTTCCTGCTGCTGCTGTCGTCGAATTTGATTGACGCCACCTTGTACCTGGCCGTTTTCGGCGCAGGGAACGCCCTCATCCGGCCGTGTGTCACGTCCCTGATCACCCAACGGACCACCGTGGGGCAGGGCGTTGCCACAGGGCTGAATTCGTCGATGGACAGCCTGGGCCGGATCCTCGGTCCGCTGCTCGCCGTGGCCGTATTCAATTGGCAGACCGCCGTCCCGTTCATCATCGGAGGCGTGCTCTGCCTGGCGGCTCTTCTGCTCCTCAGCCGGTTCGCCGCGCTCGACACGCAAGGGACGACGGTGCGTCCGCCGGCCTGA
- a CDS encoding Gfo/Idh/MocA family protein, with amino-acid sequence MKRIMKYGVVLVGCGYMGATHLDNISNHPQVNLIGVSDLVEEKAKEFADRYQAASWSTNYNDYLVRDDVHIVIIATYPSSHLEITRACVLAGKHVLCEKPMAPNLKDAAEIVQLGSTAKTKVLVGHILRHNSTFQRVGEMVRDGAIGSPVVMRMSQIKKTVDNWKSHLALLNQVSPIVDCGVHYVDVMRWFTGAEVVSVSGFGQRLEPDVPEHTYNYGMINVKLSDGSIGYYEAGWGHNMPNENLKEFIGPKGRIRITYRTHRPLEEQHLGNLIELEHYPDGRKEEFNIDFSYKPTGSQFQYLIRMIEENLDPKPYLQEFYRALEVTILGDKAIHEGRTIACVEQRLPDVVNL; translated from the coding sequence GTGAAGCGGATCATGAAATACGGGGTCGTCCTCGTCGGCTGCGGATATATGGGTGCCACCCATTTGGATAACATAAGCAACCACCCGCAGGTTAATCTTATAGGCGTTTCGGATTTGGTCGAAGAGAAAGCGAAAGAATTCGCCGACCGGTACCAGGCCGCCTCTTGGAGCACCAATTATAACGATTATCTCGTCCGGGATGATGTGCACATCGTGATCATTGCCACCTATCCCTCTTCCCATCTAGAAATTACCCGGGCGTGCGTACTGGCGGGCAAGCACGTTCTTTGCGAAAAGCCTATGGCCCCCAACCTTAAGGATGCCGCTGAAATCGTTCAGCTTGGCAGTACGGCTAAGACCAAGGTGCTGGTCGGCCATATTCTCCGGCACAATTCCACCTTTCAGCGGGTGGGAGAAATGGTGCGCGATGGGGCTATCGGAAGCCCTGTCGTCATGAGAATGTCCCAGATCAAGAAAACGGTGGACAACTGGAAGTCTCACTTGGCCCTTCTCAATCAGGTCTCCCCCATCGTCGACTGCGGGGTCCACTATGTCGACGTTATGCGGTGGTTCACCGGCGCGGAGGTGGTGTCCGTGAGCGGGTTCGGCCAAAGGCTGGAGCCCGACGTTCCCGAGCACACCTACAACTACGGAATGATTAACGTGAAGCTGTCCGACGGCTCTATCGGGTATTACGAGGCCGGATGGGGACATAACATGCCGAACGAGAATCTGAAGGAATTTATCGGCCCCAAAGGGCGCATCCGGATCACGTACCGGACCCACCGTCCCCTGGAGGAACAGCATCTCGGCAACCTGATTGAGCTTGAGCACTATCCTGACGGCCGTAAGGAAGAATTCAACATCGATTTCTCCTATAAGCCGACCGGTAGCCAATTCCAATACCTCATCCGGATGATCGAAGAGAACCTGGATCCTAAGCCTTACCTCCAGGAATTCTACCGGGCGCTGGAAGTGACCATTCTCGGCGACAAAGCCATCCATGAAGGCCGGACGATCGCCTGCGTGGAGCAGCGGCTCCCCGATGTCGTCAACCTCTGA